One window from the genome of SAR324 cluster bacterium encodes:
- a CDS encoding COX15/CtaA family protein: MMKWLALGSAILTWPLISFGAFVRLKGAGLACPDWPLCYGQFIPPPGYEIALEVGHRFIATLLGMLIVLMVILAFSRPHYREYRNLSLVCLVMVLIQGILGGLTVTMLLNPYIVTGHLIGGNLTFALLVYFAWKTFHLNKRPRTFSWVRWSSWSPMTRKIAGMALILTIILISGGKNSTTYSGYSCSAFPGCHSGAPLSIAIPAPDGSPNVPDAFVGQFMPNHFNEWIHMLHRFFAIFGGTWLMFLAWQLRTSSSLPGIRHVGYAILLLIPLEVLVGIVNALYRIPVPVSALHTAVAATLVGLIAYALSESVLLSSESEYASTEHITARPAQTGVAA; the protein is encoded by the coding sequence ATGATGAAATGGCTTGCACTAGGTTCGGCAATTCTCACTTGGCCTCTCATTTCATTTGGTGCCTTCGTACGTCTCAAGGGTGCTGGATTGGCTTGCCCAGACTGGCCACTGTGTTATGGGCAATTTATCCCACCACCTGGATACGAGATTGCGCTCGAAGTGGGCCATCGCTTCATTGCCACCCTGCTTGGTATGTTGATTGTTTTAATGGTTATACTAGCTTTCTCCCGTCCTCACTATCGTGAATACAGAAACCTCAGTCTGGTCTGCTTGGTAATGGTTTTAATCCAGGGAATACTTGGAGGGCTAACTGTGACGATGCTTCTGAATCCTTACATCGTCACAGGTCACTTGATCGGAGGAAATCTAACCTTTGCGCTGCTGGTTTATTTTGCTTGGAAGACTTTCCATCTCAACAAGCGCCCAAGAACGTTCAGTTGGGTAAGGTGGAGTAGTTGGAGCCCAATGACCAGGAAGATAGCTGGAATGGCACTAATACTTACGATAATTCTAATCTCCGGTGGTAAAAACAGCACAACCTATTCTGGTTACTCCTGTTCGGCTTTCCCTGGTTGTCATAGTGGCGCTCCTTTATCCATAGCCATACCAGCCCCAGATGGAAGTCCAAACGTACCAGACGCTTTTGTAGGACAGTTCATGCCGAATCACTTCAACGAATGGATTCACATGCTGCATCGCTTCTTCGCTATTTTTGGTGGAACTTGGCTAATGTTCTTGGCTTGGCAACTGCGCACGAGTTCATCTCTACCTGGAATTCGTCATGTCGGCTATGCAATTCTGCTACTGATTCCATTGGAGGTCTTAGTAGGTATAGTCAATGCGCTCTATCGGATTCCCGTTCCCGTTTCTGCTCTCCATACTGCTGTTGCTGCGACCCTTGTTGGCTTAATAGCATATGCACTTAGTGAATCTGTACTCTTGTCCAGTGAAAGTGAATATGCTTCAACCGAACACATAACCGCACGTCCAGCCCAAACTGGAGTTGCCGCATGA
- a CDS encoding 4Fe-4S dicluster domain-containing protein: MTYVVTAHCNGCKYTDCVEVCPVEAFHEGPEMVYINPESCIDCNACVEECPVEAIYADVDLPEKHQEYLEINADKSQEFPVISEKSDPLSTARTLDEIKAAGD, encoded by the coding sequence ATGACTTATGTTGTCACTGCACATTGCAATGGATGCAAGTATACTGACTGTGTGGAGGTCTGTCCGGTAGAGGCCTTCCACGAAGGACCAGAAATGGTCTATATCAACCCGGAATCATGCATTGACTGCAACGCCTGTGTGGAAGAATGCCCCGTCGAGGCAATCTATGCGGATGTGGATCTGCCTGAGAAGCATCAAGAATATTTAGAGATCAATGCTGATAAAAGCCAAGAATTTCCTGTGATTAGCGAGAAATCAGATCCTTTATCTACTGCAAGAACTTTGGACGAGATCAAAGCCGCAGGTGACTGA